The Mucilaginibacter gracilis genomic interval TTCCAGATACACCGCCACCTGGTCGGCACCGGCTAGGTCCTTAACCGGTACACCGGTATGGCTCAGTAAAACAAAGGCTTTCATTTTGTTGCTCTGGGTGCCCTTAAAAGTAAATTCGCCATTGATTAAAATAGCCGAGTCTTGCATTATCTTTTGGTTTACCTTATAATTAAGATAAGCTTTAGCCGGCGGACTAGCGTTTTTTAACTTAACCTTAACGGTGTAATTTTGCTGTGCTGCTACGGCGCAAGGTATTGCAACAAGCATTATAATAATTGATTTTATCATATTAGGGTATATGTATTTTAAATTCCCTTAAGCTTGTTTAACTCTTGCTCAAGTTCTGGGTGCGATGGAAGGGGCATTTTGGGGTTTAAAACATTGCCTTTTTTATCCAGTAAAATAAACCGGGGAATGGTAGTAATACCAAATGCTTTTTCAAATCCTTCGTCTTTTACCATCCATTGAATGCCGCCCATTGATTGGAGTGCAGGGCCCTTCCACCTAAACACGCGGGTATCAATTGATATACTTACAAAAACTATCTCTTTGTTTTTCATTTTATTTTCCAATAAAACCAAGTGCGGGTATTGTGCACGGCATGGGGCGCACCAGGAAGCCCATACATCAATAAGTACATATTTGCCTTTAAAGCTGCTAAGTTTAACATCGTGCCCGTTATACCCTGTGGTATCTCTGAATACAATATCGGGGCACTTATCACCTGCTTTAAGCCCTAAAGTGTCGGTAGCCGTTTTAACGTTGCCGCTGCTGTGTTGTAAGTTTTGTAAATGCGCATTTTTACCTTGCGAAGGTATATGATTTGTATACCCGTTAAACAGCAGGGCTGAAAAAGAAAGAGTAGTTATAGCTATTGTTTTTACCATGTTGGTTTCGTTTGCTTTATTAATTATATTGAGTTACAGGCATTGTTTTTTAGTGATGATTTAAAGGGGCAACTAGTTTGCCGTTTTACCCTCGGGATAATAGCTTGGCCCGTTTATACCGAAGAGTGCTTTATCCAAAAAGATGTAATCTGTTAATATTTGGGCGCCTTCGGTTTTCATAAAGTCAAGGTCGTCCGTTTTAGCCTTTACCTCTCCTTTTTTTAACGCCGGTAGCCCTATTGCCACCCGTAACTTATTATCGCGATCCAACGCTTTTTTGGCATTAACATCACGGGTGTGTTTAAATGCCTGCGCATTTAATGAAATGGTTTTAGGCCCCTGGTTATCCTGATACGCCTTTACCTCGTTGCTATATGCTTGGTAGGCAGCAATAGTTTGACTACGCTTTTGGTACTGGCTGTTTAAAACAGGCACCACCTTATTTAATAACCCTACCGGGATGTAATCAGTTTTGGATATGGTATCCCATGGCATAGCAGATGGTTCGTTATCTTCACCATATTTTGACGGTGCGATGAATGATGGCAGCTGGATATCCGGTACGACGCCCTTATGCTGGGTTGAACTACCATTAATCCGGTAAAATTTTCCAATGGTAACATTCAATTGTCCAAATTGATCTTGCTTGCCGGTATCAGCGTTTGTTTTGTTCTGGCCTGCTAGTTTTAGCGCTACCTTGTTCAAATCTACCGTGGTTTGCACACTCCCTTTTCCGTAGGTTTGCGAACCTAAAATAAGGCCGCGGCCATAATCCTGTATCGCTCCCGAAAAGATCTCAGAAGCAGATGCACTGGTACGATCAACCAATACGGCAAGCGGACCATTATAGTATATTGATGGATCGAAATCCTGATTTACCTGAATGTGCTGATCAACATCACGTACCTGAACAACAGGGCCCGATTTGATAAAAAGGCCCGTTAGGCTAACCGCTTCGTTTAATGATCCGCCGCCGTTACCGCGCAGGTCAATCATAATGCCATCAACGTTATGCTGTTTTAGGGTATCCAGCAATAGTTTCACATCTCTGGTTGTACTTTTGTAATTGCGGTCACCGGCTGTATAAGCCACATGGTCAAAATAAAAAGCCGGAATGGAGATGATACCAATTTTAACGTTTTTGCCCATCGCTTTATAGGTGCGTATTTCCTGCTTTGCCGACTGGTCTTCCAAAATGATTTTATCCCGAACAACTTCAACGGTTAGAGGTTCATCAGACGCGCTTTTTCCCTTGGCCAGTACCTTAAGCTTCACAATCGTTCCTTTGGGCCCACGAATTAACGCTATGGCATTATCAAGCCTCCAGCCAGTAACATCCTGAAAATCGCCATCCTTACCCTGGGCTATGGCAATGATACGGTCTTCCGGATTAATTAGCTTTGTTTTATAGGCAGGCCCTCCGGGTGTTAAACTTTTAATGGTTACGTATTCGTTACTTAATGCCAGTGTTGCGCCAATACCTTCCAGGGCTCGGGTTATACCCACATTAAACTGGGAAGCATTGAAGGGATTAAAGTAAGCAGCATGAGGATCAACCGAAGCTGTGAACGCGTTCATAAATAATTGAAAAACATCTTGGCTCGACGTTTTGGCCGATTGATCCAACAGATTTTGATACTTCTTTTTTAGTGTCTCCCTATTCTTTGCTATATCCGGGCTTGATAGCTGCAGTTCGAGCAAATCATATTTAACCCGTTGGTTCCACATCAAATTCATATCCGCCTCTGTTTTTATAAAAGGCAATTTTCTCCGGTCGGGCACATAGATATCGTTTTTAGTAAAATCATAATTGGCATCGAGTTGTGTAAGCGCGTATTTTAAACGTTCCTCATTCCTCATTTTAAAAACATTAAACATACCGAATACATGAGCCAGGTTGCCGCTTTGCAGGTCATCATCCAACAACGTTTTGTACTGATCAAAGGCTGCCACATCTACGGCCAATAAATAGCTATGATTTTCATCCAGACTTTTTAAATATCTGTCAAAAACCAAAACTGATAACGAATCGTTAATGGCTACCTTTTTATAGTTATTGGCAAGTATCATATTAACCACCAGCCGGCATACCGCGCTTTGATTTTTATCGGGGTGTATATCCCCGGGCGGATATGCCTTAGCTTTTGAAAAAGACAGGTTAACAAATGAGATGTACAAGTAAATTACGGCCCCCAGGCCCATTTTTTTTAACATTTGGTATAAATTAATTTACGGAGAACCAGTTTGAATTAATTACTCAGGAAAAACCGGACATAAGCCCTGCAAGAGTCGTTAGCCACAGGTGGTACACCGTATTGAGAGCCCGTGTAAGTGACAACTTTAATCCCCATAACGTACCATTGACTTTTTGCTAAAACAGCTTTATTAGGGAAACGGAGCGTTAAACTATCCTTGCTCAGTAAGGATCTGGCTGGTACGGTAACCAGGTCTTTGGTTAGGCTGCCTGTATTATCGGGCATCGGTATCCCGGTAAATCTCTCCTTGGCTATAGCCGCAGTTAACTCACTTTGTGTAAGTAAAGTTGCCTGCACACTAACATCGTGCGCAGGAAATACCTTATTTAGGCTTAGCTTAAACTTTAGCGAATCGGGCACACCAGTACTCGTATGTATAGTTTGCAGCGCACCACTGCTCAGCCTGTTAAAGCTAACGCCATTAATAGTGCCGATGCTATACATTTTGGCTTTCAAGTCGCCTTTGGTAACAAATACTTTAAAAAAGAATACAGAGTATTTTAACTTGGAACCTTTTTTTGCCGCCAGGGTAACAGGTACCAGGTAAGCGGTACTATCGTTCAACTGGCTACCGTCTTTCAATAAAACATACAAGGAATCTTTAGCTTGGGCAGAACCGCCTGCTATTGGAAAGGTTCCGTTGTAAGAAACCTGGAATGCTCCTTGGGGTATTGTTGGATTTTTTTCCAGATAAACCTGATTGTACTGAGCAACTAATGACGGATCGACAACTGAGGTTACCGTATCGTTAGTTTTTGCCGCGCCGTTCAGCGATATGGGTACTCCCTTAAAATACGGTGTAAAACTGTAATTTAAGCCATTTAGGGCCACTACATTGCTGCCCTCAATGTACGAAACCATTCCGCTGTCAAATTTGGCCTGTAGGGTATCCGCATCGCTCATGCCTTTATTGCATGAGGCTGCCCCTATTATACATAGCAAACCCAGCAACAACGCCCCTTGAAAGCTAAAAAACGACCGGAAGATATTGTGATATATTTTTTGTAACATGATTTTATTTGTTTTATAGTTTAACAGTTATTCTCCTTATCTGGGATTTTGAACTATGTTAGGATTAGCTGCTAAAACCGTTGGGCTAAACGGTACCAGGTATAAGCCAGAGCCTGCAGGAAGTGTAGCTATAACTTTGCCTGAGTTATTGAGGCGTGTAATGTCCTTCTTTAGGGTGGCGTCTTTATTCAGCCTTTTCAAGTCGAACAAACGGAGTCCGCCGTGGTAAAACAGTTCACGTCTGCGTTCATCCAGTACATAACCTAAAATGTTAGCCGCTGTGTAGGTACGATTCTCTGCGGCGAAGGTTGAAGCTGTTAATCTGGCTTTCCTTAGTGTGGTAATAAGCGCTCCGGCAGCAGCAAAATTACCGCTGCGTGCCAAACATTCGGCCTTAATCAGCATTACCTCCGGTACACCAACACTGTTGTCAAAAAACATAGAATTTCCGCCGGAAACAGCATAAGTAGCAGGCGCAAATCTTGAAGCTGATGCAAACTTTTTAGAGTATCGTAAATCGGAGGTTGTTAATGTTGACGTTAATGTTGAACTAGGCATAATTGTGGCGGTGTAGAGCGTATAAAAGCCGATATCCAGGGTGACACGCCCTAACAGGATCTCCGGATTAGTTGTCAGATCAGGTAATTGAGATGGGGCCACATAACCGCTTATAGAGTAACTTTGTAGTGTACTTTGTGTTGCCAAAACAGAATCGGCATAGTTTGATGCCGAAACATAGTCACCCTCATACAGATAGGCCCTTGCCAGTAAGGCATAACCGGATGCCTTTCCGGGATGGATAATATCGGTTCCCTTACTTTTTAAGTATGGATTTTTAACAGCCGTTTTTAGGTCGGCAATTACCTGGGCGTAAACATCTGCCACGCTTGCTCTTGGCAATAAGGTATAATTAGTGGCAGTAACTGTAAGCGGCACTCCGGGGTCTGTAGCCGATGTTGTAGCATCATACGCCGCTCCGTAAGCGTTTACTAACTGCAGGTAATACCATGCCCTGTTAATAAGAGCCTGTGAGATAACATTGCTTTTATTTTCCGGTGTATTATAATTATCGGCCGGGGCGTCGTTTACCCGGTCTAAAATGATATTCATTTGCAATATCCTCGAATAGGTTGAGTTATACATCACGTCTACATCAGATGGGTTCCAGATCAGGCTCTGCCATAAAAAACTACGCTGGTAGTAATTGGTAGAAGCAGCCACTTGGGCGTCTGTGAGTGTAAGGTCGTCGCTCATTACATCTAACAAATAAAAATGGCATTTGCTTAACGAATCGCTATTGAGTATTTCCTGAAAATCCTGGATCTTAATAGGGTTAACGCTTGTAGAAGACGGCGCTATATCCAGGAATTTTTTGCAGGCTGATAGTGACCATAGGCCATATATAGCCAAAACAAGTAATAGTGTTCTTTTATACATTGTTATATTGCTTAAAAATTCATACTTAGGTTACATGAATAGATCCTTGGCAGAGGGTTTCCTATTCTTCCATCTACGGCTACAGTTGCCGGATCTATGTTATACTTGTTACGTGCCCAATAGGTAAGGTTTTGTACCTGTAAGGTTACTACTAAAAAGCTTATACCATATTTTTGCAGATACCTGTTAGGTACATTACAGCCTACCATTATCTCTTGCAAGCGTATGTTATCGGCTGGCAATATACTGTTGCTTGAATAGCGGGTAACAAATTCCCTGTAGGTGTTGGCACCTGAGGCACTGATTTTGGGAACATCTGTAAAGTTTTCGTCCCCAGGCTTACGCCATCTGTCGGCCACAAGGCTGCTCGTTTCCGAATCATTGCCAGGATAAGGAAGGTAATACCTCATTACGTATCCCAAATTGAACGTAACGGCGGCACGGGCAAAAAACTGGTGTAATCTAAACTCCTGTATTAAACCACCTGTCCACGGGGCTTTGGTTACACCTTGCTTCACCAGTGATGAGGCAACCGTAGCGCTATCAAGTACCGAGGTAACTTTACCGTTTTTGTCATAAATCTGAGGATCGCCGCTTGAGTTTAGGCCTGCCCATTTGGGTGCCCATATGTTACTTATATCATAACCATTCCTTAAAGCTATCGTGTAATCGCTGGTTGCTGTAAAATTAGTTACCGGCACACTGCGTGCAATGTTGGTATTATGTGCTCCGTTTATGGTAATGTTATAACTAAACTTATCACTTTTAAAAATAGCAGTATTAAAGAAAAACTCTACACCCTTGTTGGTGATGCTACTGTAGCTCACATGGTTAGAAAGGCCGGTAGTTGGATCGGTTAAAACATTGAGGTTGTTATTTAAACCGCTGGAAGTTTGATCGTAATAGCGCAGATCCAAAGTGTGCTTGTTATTATTGATACCGATTTTACCATGAACTTCAAAAGTTCGGTTTGCTGACGGGAGTATACTAAAATCACTATTAATTGCCTGACTGTAAGAGCCATCGGTAGGAATGTTTGTGCTTTGCATTAGCGACAAGCCTTGGTATGGGCTAATCTCCTGCAAAGTTGCATTAAATTCCAGGTCGCTTATGGTATTCGATTTGAAAAAGCTTTCCCGGCTAATGTTGTAATTAAAGTTTCCGTTATATTGCGCGTCCCCTTCCGGTGATCTGTCATAATTTAGACGGAAGTTCAATAACTTTTTTCTCAAAAACACCGCAAAACCACCACTAAGGTATCTTGCTGTTGTAGTAGTATTATTAGCAGCACTGTTTGAGTTTGTTGCTGTTAAATCACCTTTAGTAGTTTGCGTATTATAGGCTCCGTATGCAACTATAGCACTATCTGCAAAAGCAAGTGTTAATTTTTGATATAAATTTTTTGAACTCTGCCCTTCCTGCTGTGTAGGCGAAGTGCCGCTTACCCAAATGGTATAGTTATTAAAATAGGTTTGTAAATACCTTGTGTTTTTATATTGTGCAGGCAGATCGGGCATGATAATGCCTGTAGTTCCTACAGATAAGAAAACATCTTTCAAAAATCCGTTCCAGTTTTTAACCACACGACCCGTAACATCGCTTTTATAGGATGACTGTACAGAATAAATAGCAGCCTGCCCATATAAAGGGTTTAAATTGGCTATATACGAACCATTAGCTCTTATCCTATCAGAAAACCTATACTCAAGCACCACATTGCCGTTCAGGTTGCGGTTTATAGTGGTATCGCCTCCTTGTGGTTGTGTTAATGAATAAGGGTAGGCGCTAGATGAAGCCCCTGAAAAGAGTGAGTAAAAATTGGTTATTGTACTTTGTGTTGAAGGGTTTGTAGGTAGGTAAACCGGTGTGCTTGTATTGGTGTTGGCGTTATAGCCAAACAATGTCATGTTTGAAGGGCTGTTTGTAGATACGCTTGAAGCTGCTCCTCCTAAACTAATGTTAAAGGTATGTTTGCCAAGAGATTTATAATAAGACAGGCCCGACCTTATATTAGTGTTATCATAAATTGAATTGGTTGACTTTAGGATATTCCCGTAAGGAACATAAAAAATTACTCCATTATTGGTTAATTGCCCATAGGTATCTACCAACTGCCTTGCATAGCTCGACTCGCCATCGTACAGGTTTCTGGTACCATTATCTTTATGGGTGTAAATTACAGACGAGGCCCATGATAATCCTGGCAATAAATTCCAGTTCATGCTGAAATTGGATTGTTTGTTTATTACCGAAGAAGTAAGATCATTGAGTCTGGCGTCTTCCAAAAGATTAACCCCGTAATTTTTGTACCCACGGGATACGATTTGTTGATTTGCCGAGGCTGAAAGCTTAGTGTAATCATAAATATAATTTCCTTGCCCGTCTAACAGCATCTGGTAAGGATCAAGCCCTACGTTAGTTGGAGAAAAGGAATAGCCTGATTTGGTTTTTTCATCAGAG includes:
- a CDS encoding TlpA family protein disulfide reductase, with protein sequence MVKTIAITTLSFSALLFNGYTNHIPSQGKNAHLQNLQHSSGNVKTATDTLGLKAGDKCPDIVFRDTTGYNGHDVKLSSFKGKYVLIDVWASWCAPCRAQYPHLVLLENKMKNKEIVFVSISIDTRVFRWKGPALQSMGGIQWMVKDEGFEKAFGITTIPRFILLDKKGNVLNPKMPLPSHPELEQELNKLKGI
- a CDS encoding carboxy terminal-processing peptidase → MLKKMGLGAVIYLYISFVNLSFSKAKAYPPGDIHPDKNQSAVCRLVVNMILANNYKKVAINDSLSVLVFDRYLKSLDENHSYLLAVDVAAFDQYKTLLDDDLQSGNLAHVFGMFNVFKMRNEERLKYALTQLDANYDFTKNDIYVPDRRKLPFIKTEADMNLMWNQRVKYDLLELQLSSPDIAKNRETLKKKYQNLLDQSAKTSSQDVFQLFMNAFTASVDPHAAYFNPFNASQFNVGITRALEGIGATLALSNEYVTIKSLTPGGPAYKTKLINPEDRIIAIAQGKDGDFQDVTGWRLDNAIALIRGPKGTIVKLKVLAKGKSASDEPLTVEVVRDKIILEDQSAKQEIRTYKAMGKNVKIGIISIPAFYFDHVAYTAGDRNYKSTTRDVKLLLDTLKQHNVDGIMIDLRGNGGGSLNEAVSLTGLFIKSGPVVQVRDVDQHIQVNQDFDPSIYYNGPLAVLVDRTSASASEIFSGAIQDYGRGLILGSQTYGKGSVQTTVDLNKVALKLAGQNKTNADTGKQDQFGQLNVTIGKFYRINGSSTQHKGVVPDIQLPSFIAPSKYGEDNEPSAMPWDTISKTDYIPVGLLNKVVPVLNSQYQKRSQTIAAYQAYSNEVKAYQDNQGPKTISLNAQAFKHTRDVNAKKALDRDNKLRVAIGLPALKKGEVKAKTDDLDFMKTEGAQILTDYIFLDKALFGINGPSYYPEGKTAN
- a CDS encoding DUF1735 domain-containing protein is translated as MLQKIYHNIFRSFFSFQGALLLGLLCIIGAASCNKGMSDADTLQAKFDSGMVSYIEGSNVVALNGLNYSFTPYFKGVPISLNGAAKTNDTVTSVVDPSLVAQYNQVYLEKNPTIPQGAFQVSYNGTFPIAGGSAQAKDSLYVLLKDGSQLNDSTAYLVPVTLAAKKGSKLKYSVFFFKVFVTKGDLKAKMYSIGTINGVSFNRLSSGALQTIHTSTGVPDSLKFKLSLNKVFPAHDVSVQATLLTQSELTAAIAKERFTGIPMPDNTGSLTKDLVTVPARSLLSKDSLTLRFPNKAVLAKSQWYVMGIKVVTYTGSQYGVPPVANDSCRAYVRFFLSN
- a CDS encoding RagB/SusD family nutrient uptake outer membrane protein — encoded protein: MYKRTLLLVLAIYGLWSLSACKKFLDIAPSSTSVNPIKIQDFQEILNSDSLSKCHFYLLDVMSDDLTLTDAQVAASTNYYQRSFLWQSLIWNPSDVDVMYNSTYSRILQMNIILDRVNDAPADNYNTPENKSNVISQALINRAWYYLQLVNAYGAAYDATTSATDPGVPLTVTATNYTLLPRASVADVYAQVIADLKTAVKNPYLKSKGTDIIHPGKASGYALLARAYLYEGDYVSASNYADSVLATQSTLQSYSISGYVAPSQLPDLTTNPEILLGRVTLDIGFYTLYTATIMPSSTLTSTLTTSDLRYSKKFASASRFAPATYAVSGGNSMFFDNSVGVPEVMLIKAECLARSGNFAAAGALITTLRKARLTASTFAAENRTYTAANILGYVLDERRRELFYHGGLRLFDLKRLNKDATLKKDITRLNNSGKVIATLPAGSGLYLVPFSPTVLAANPNIVQNPR
- a CDS encoding SusC/RagA family TonB-linked outer membrane protein — translated: MRINFRAIIITIISVLVYAKGYSQITIHEKNVEVQKIFKSIEQQSKLTFLYDSQDIKGIPKVTVNIDNGTIQEALNQAFKGQPLTYKVIAQTILVKKEQPKVTPEKKAIVPLKGRVVDGNQLPIKDVTIRELKLGSVTQTNINGEFKILGTNSGTITVAAPGFAKKSISYSDTSYLDIMLEKGASQTFDLAEVNIQSNDVKENPTKFINLENRSYMNLSQVLQGTIPGLSLQVVNSSSKTVTSVDAYVHSYLGNTVLTFIRFSVEDFLVYKGQTEGQNIINILLRGTNIPASISTLYHINTTTTVTNALVPEIRGANNFGSNVSNMLVVIDGFPQDGFPANYPMTNVESIEVIKDPKELVKWGSRAAGGAILIRSKPAKAGKLLVNYSASFYYSPAPKFNRDKLKLSDSRTYLNYLRDVDSILNNSYGATPFGLSPAKQLLSQKKLGTITASKFNTKWDSLSRLNNESQLNMLQQDSYSQNHTLTVSGGTLAYKFTAIGNYIGGQGNDLGGNNKTYSFILNNNFNLLKNKLHIRWLINYSDEKTKSGYSFSPTNVGLDPYQMLLDGQGNYIYDYTKLSASANQQIVSRGYKNYGVNLLEDARLNDLTSSVINKQSNFSMNWNLLPGLSWASSVIYTHKDNGTRNLYDGESSYARQLVDTYGQLTNNGVIFYVPYGNILKSTNSIYDNTNIRSGLSYYKSLGKHTFNISLGGAASSVSTNSPSNMTLFGYNANTNTSTPVYLPTNPSTQSTITNFYSLFSGASSSAYPYSLTQPQGGDTTINRNLNGNVVLEYRFSDRIRANGSYIANLNPLYGQAAIYSVQSSYKSDVTGRVVKNWNGFLKDVFLSVGTTGIIMPDLPAQYKNTRYLQTYFNNYTIWVSGTSPTQQEGQSSKNLYQKLTLAFADSAIVAYGAYNTQTTKGDLTATNSNSAANNTTTTARYLSGGFAVFLRKKLLNFRLNYDRSPEGDAQYNGNFNYNISRESFFKSNTISDLEFNATLQEISPYQGLSLMQSTNIPTDGSYSQAINSDFSILPSANRTFEVHGKIGINNNKHTLDLRYYDQTSSGLNNNLNVLTDPTTGLSNHVSYSSITNKGVEFFFNTAIFKSDKFSYNITINGAHNTNIARSVPVTNFTATSDYTIALRNGYDISNIWAPKWAGLNSSGDPQIYDKNGKVTSVLDSATVASSLVKQGVTKAPWTGGLIQEFRLHQFFARAAVTFNLGYVMRYYLPYPGNDSETSSLVADRWRKPGDENFTDVPKISASGANTYREFVTRYSSNSILPADNIRLQEIMVGCNVPNRYLQKYGISFLVVTLQVQNLTYWARNKYNIDPATVAVDGRIGNPLPRIYSCNLSMNF